In Halobaculum rubrum, the following are encoded in one genomic region:
- a CDS encoding ribbon-helix-helix domain-containing protein, which yields MTDYTTVSIPKDLAERVDETLEGTSFSSTSDLVRFLLRSIVIQHQKQGSLSEAQFEEITDQLRDLGYLE from the coding sequence ATGACCGACTACACCACCGTCTCCATCCCGAAGGACCTCGCCGAGCGCGTCGACGAGACGCTCGAGGGAACGAGCTTCTCGTCGACCTCCGATCTCGTGCGGTTTCTCCTCCGCAGCATCGTGATCCAACACCAGAAGCAGGGGTCGTTGTCCGAGGCACAGTTCGAGGAGATCACCGACCAACTCCGCGACCTCGGCTACCTAGAGTAG
- the aglJ gene encoding S-layer glycoprotein N-glycosyltransferase AglJ gives MTGDVCVLLPTYDEAATVADVVTDFRDHGFTNILVIDGGSTDDTRDCARKAGARVEIQSGSGKGQAIREAVREHVTTDYVLMADADGTYRASDADAMLEPLRGGTAEHVIGDRFADMHDDAMTGLNRVGNTIFNGLFSLIHREDFGDILSGYRAFTVDSFERLRLSADGFGLETELAVECARHGVRTTVVPITYLPRPDGSNTNLHPVRDGGIILMAIYRQAKTSNPLFYFGSAGAVSGVAGAIIAAYVAWDWFANGISHNVLALVAGVGVILGVQLLIFGVLSDLLVTLHGETLDRVEALEREVDSAGAATADGPTGDDATDTSDSEGQDRADPPEQ, from the coding sequence ATGACCGGCGACGTCTGCGTACTCCTCCCCACCTACGACGAGGCCGCCACAGTCGCAGACGTCGTCACGGACTTCCGCGACCACGGCTTCACCAACATCCTCGTCATCGACGGCGGGTCCACGGACGACACCCGCGACTGCGCCCGCAAGGCGGGCGCGCGCGTCGAGATCCAGTCGGGCTCCGGAAAGGGCCAAGCGATCCGCGAGGCGGTCCGTGAGCACGTCACCACAGACTACGTCCTCATGGCCGACGCGGACGGCACCTACCGCGCGAGCGACGCCGACGCCATGCTCGAACCGCTCCGCGGCGGCACCGCCGAGCACGTCATCGGCGACCGCTTCGCCGACATGCACGACGACGCGATGACGGGCCTGAACCGCGTCGGCAACACGATATTCAACGGGCTGTTCTCGCTCATCCACCGCGAGGACTTCGGCGACATCCTCTCGGGGTACCGCGCGTTCACCGTCGACTCCTTCGAGCGCCTCCGCCTCTCGGCGGACGGCTTCGGTCTCGAGACGGAGCTGGCCGTCGAGTGCGCGCGCCACGGCGTCCGCACGACGGTCGTCCCGATCACGTACCTCCCGCGCCCGGACGGCTCGAACACGAACCTCCACCCGGTGCGCGACGGGGGGATCATCCTGATGGCGATCTACCGGCAGGCGAAGACCTCGAACCCGCTGTTCTACTTCGGGAGCGCGGGCGCGGTGTCCGGGGTCGCGGGCGCGATCATCGCGGCGTACGTCGCCTGGGACTGGTTCGCCAACGGCATCTCCCACAACGTCCTCGCGCTCGTCGCGGGCGTCGGGGTCATCCTGGGCGTGCAGCTGCTCATCTTCGGCGTGCTCTCGGATCTGCTCGTCACGCTCCACGGCGAGACGCTCGACCGGGTCGAGGCGCTCGAACGGGAGGTCGATTCCGCGGGCGCCGCGACGGCCGACGGGCCGACGGGCGACGACGCCACAGACACCTCAGACTCAGAAGGGCAGGATCGAGCGGACCCGCCCGAGCAGTGA
- a CDS encoding UDP-glucuronic acid decarboxylase family protein, producing MSRILVTGAAGFLGSHLCEALLEDGHEVIGMDNGVSGRNQNLDGFIYHDDFSFVDHDVTEFIHISGELDAVFHLASLASPVFYRDYQIKTLKVGALGTHKTLGLAKEKDATYLFTSTSEVYGDPEVNPQPEDYRGNVDCYGPRSCYDESKRYGEALVRAYRDEHDMDVRVARIFNTYGPRMRLDDGRVIPNFVKQALTGQDLTVYGDGEQTRSFCYVDDMIDGLLALYESGVDEPVNIGNPDERTINELAEVIVELTESSSGITNEPLPPHDPEVRRPDISKARSEIGWEPTVGLQDGLKRSIEYFQEEMENAE from the coding sequence ATGAGTCGGATCCTCGTTACTGGTGCAGCGGGGTTCTTGGGTTCGCACCTGTGTGAGGCGCTACTTGAAGACGGCCACGAGGTCATCGGAATGGACAACGGCGTCAGCGGACGCAACCAGAACCTCGACGGCTTCATCTATCACGACGACTTCTCCTTTGTCGACCACGACGTTACGGAGTTCATCCACATCTCCGGGGAATTGGACGCGGTATTCCACCTTGCAAGTCTCGCCTCGCCTGTCTTCTATCGAGATTACCAGATCAAGACGCTGAAAGTCGGGGCGCTTGGCACGCACAAAACCCTCGGACTGGCAAAAGAGAAGGATGCGACGTACTTGTTCACGTCGACGAGTGAGGTGTACGGTGACCCCGAGGTAAATCCCCAGCCGGAGGACTACCGTGGTAACGTGGACTGCTACGGTCCTCGCTCCTGTTACGACGAATCGAAACGATACGGCGAGGCGCTCGTACGCGCGTACCGGGACGAACACGACATGGACGTGCGCGTCGCGCGTATCTTCAACACGTACGGACCCCGGATGCGACTGGACGACGGGCGAGTTATCCCCAACTTCGTCAAGCAAGCGTTGACCGGGCAGGATCTCACCGTGTACGGCGACGGCGAACAGACTCGGAGCTTCTGCTACGTCGACGACATGATCGATGGACTGCTTGCGCTGTACGAATCGGGTGTCGACGAACCGGTGAATATCGGTAACCCCGACGAACGAACGATCAACGAACTCGCCGAGGTGATCGTCGAATTAACCGAGAGTTCGAGCGGGATAACGAACGAACCGTTGCCCCCTCACGATCCGGAGGTTCGGCGACCGGACATCTCGAAAGCACGTTCCGAGATCGGGTGGGAACCGACCGTAGGGCTGCAGGATGGGCTGAAACGGTCGATCGAGTACTTCCAAGAGGAGATGGAAAACGCGGAATAG
- a CDS encoding UTP--glucose-1-phosphate uridylyltransferase: MTKAQPKEMMPVLDKPTIQYVVEEAVEAGIDDILIITGRGKQAIERHFDKSYELEEELEADGKLDRLDRVQDIADLADIHYVRQKERNGLGDAVMYARKHVGDEPFALLLGDTIVENQIPCTQTLIEQAEKHESSTISLERVPWEQVPSYGVADIDDSVSTGGSFPVHDFVEKPPQAEAPSNLAITGRYVLTPDVFEKLAATEMGVGGELQLTDAIRKLDTVRGVELQGDRYDIGNIPSWLQANLDMALHHDDGEMHDAVQELLAEYRE, encoded by the coding sequence GTGACGAAGGCACAACCCAAGGAGATGATGCCGGTTCTCGACAAGCCGACGATCCAGTACGTCGTCGAGGAGGCGGTCGAGGCCGGGATCGACGACATTCTCATCATCACCGGTCGTGGGAAGCAAGCGATCGAACGGCACTTCGACAAGTCCTACGAACTCGAAGAGGAACTGGAAGCGGACGGGAAACTCGACCGGCTCGACCGCGTGCAGGACATCGCCGATCTGGCCGACATCCACTACGTTCGCCAGAAGGAGCGCAACGGACTCGGTGACGCGGTGATGTACGCGCGCAAGCACGTGGGAGACGAGCCGTTCGCGCTTCTTTTAGGAGATACGATCGTCGAGAACCAAATCCCCTGCACGCAGACGCTCATCGAGCAGGCCGAGAAGCACGAGTCCTCGACGATCTCGCTCGAGCGGGTCCCGTGGGAACAGGTTCCCTCCTACGGTGTCGCCGACATCGACGATTCGGTGTCGACCGGAGGCTCGTTTCCCGTACACGATTTCGTCGAGAAACCGCCACAGGCCGAAGCGCCGTCGAACCTCGCGATAACCGGTCGATACGTCCTCACCCCGGACGTGTTCGAGAAGCTCGCTGCGACAGAAATGGGTGTGGGTGGCGAACTCCAGCTAACTGACGCGATCCGGAAACTCGACACCGTCCGAGGCGTTGAACTTCAAGGCGACCGGTACGACATCGGAAACATTCCCAGTTGGCTTCAAGCCAATCTGGATATGGCGCTCCATCACGACGACGGTGAGATGCACGACGCTGTCCAAGAACTTCTGGCGGAGTACCGGGAATGA
- a CDS encoding IS6 family transposase produces MAEFDRLSGDIDWIDLEFVERERTPEQIIEVGIQLHLAGLSLSNIKQYLERLGVKRSRTAIHNWIQKADLQPTGDGAPNQIAVDETVIRINDERRWLYAVVDPETNEFLHVRLFQTRTTQLTVLFLRELRNKQQVEQATFLVNGAHYLKAALERLGLRFQMTRHGNRNSVDRVFREVKRRTYSFSNTFSNVDPPTAESWLQAFAVCWNRC; encoded by the coding sequence ATGGCCGAATTCGACCGCCTCAGCGGAGATATCGACTGGATTGACTTGGAGTTTGTGGAGCGAGAGCGGACACCCGAGCAGATCATTGAAGTCGGCATTCAGCTCCATCTTGCGGGTCTGTCGCTTTCGAATATCAAACAGTATCTTGAGAGGTTGGGTGTCAAGCGGAGTCGCACCGCGATTCATAACTGGATTCAGAAGGCAGATCTACAGCCGACTGGCGACGGAGCTCCGAATCAGATCGCGGTGGACGAGACGGTGATTCGGATCAATGATGAACGTCGCTGGCTGTACGCCGTCGTTGATCCCGAGACTAACGAATTCCTCCATGTCAGGCTGTTTCAGACGAGAACCACGCAACTCACCGTGCTGTTCCTTCGTGAACTCCGTAACAAACAGCAGGTTGAGCAAGCAACGTTCCTCGTCAATGGAGCGCACTATCTCAAAGCTGCGTTGGAGCGGCTCGGGCTCCGATTTCAGATGACTCGCCACGGAAATCGGAACAGTGTCGACCGTGTCTTTCGTGAGGTAAAACGGCGAACCTATTCGTTTTCAAATACGTTCAGCAACGTGGATCCACCGACGGCAGAATCGTGGCTCCAAGCCTTCGCCGTCTGCTGGAATCGATGCTAA
- the aglM gene encoding UDP-glucose 6-dehydrogenase AglM: protein MHLSVIGSGYVGTTVAACFADLGHEVVNVDVDESVVDTINAGEAPIHEEGLPELVAEHAGPGGTGRLRATTDYHAVLDTDCTFLCLPTPQNDDGSIDLSIMEAGAESLGGILAKKDDRHTVVVKSTVVPGTTAETIAPIVAEESGKTLGDDLGVGMNPEFLREGTAVADFRDPDKVVLGANDEATRSVMGDVFDPLIAAADDPAVVETDTTTAEMVKYANNGFLAAKVSLINDIGNICKEFGVDAYEVADAIGLDDRIGERFLRSGLGWGGSCFPKDVAAIIAAAREEGYEPPMLSAAVEVNDRQPERFLSLLDDHVDVAGLRVAVLGLAFKPGTDDVRNSRAIPVIEGLRERGADVVAYDPVAAENIRDHFPNLAYADSAAAALEGAHACLVVTGWDEFGALDDEFDAMAEQVVIDGRRAVEPRDRMDYEGLTW, encoded by the coding sequence ATGCACCTCTCCGTCATCGGCTCCGGCTACGTCGGGACGACCGTCGCGGCCTGCTTCGCGGACCTGGGCCACGAGGTTGTCAACGTCGACGTGGACGAGTCCGTCGTCGACACCATCAACGCCGGGGAGGCCCCCATCCACGAGGAGGGGCTTCCCGAACTCGTCGCCGAACACGCCGGTCCCGGCGGAACCGGTCGCCTGCGGGCGACGACAGACTACCACGCCGTTCTGGACACCGACTGTACTTTCCTCTGTCTCCCGACACCGCAGAACGACGACGGCAGCATCGATCTCTCCATCATGGAGGCTGGCGCGGAATCTCTGGGTGGGATTCTCGCCAAGAAAGACGACCGCCACACCGTCGTCGTGAAGAGCACCGTCGTCCCCGGAACCACGGCCGAAACCATCGCCCCCATCGTCGCCGAGGAGTCGGGCAAGACACTCGGCGACGACCTCGGCGTTGGCATGAACCCCGAATTCCTGCGCGAGGGGACCGCCGTTGCAGACTTCCGGGACCCCGACAAGGTCGTCCTTGGCGCGAACGACGAGGCCACTCGGTCCGTGATGGGCGACGTGTTCGACCCGCTAATCGCGGCGGCCGACGACCCGGCGGTCGTCGAGACCGACACCACGACGGCGGAGATGGTCAAGTACGCCAACAACGGCTTCCTCGCCGCGAAGGTGTCGCTCATCAATGACATCGGGAACATCTGCAAGGAGTTCGGCGTCGATGCCTACGAGGTGGCGGACGCCATCGGTCTCGACGACCGCATCGGCGAGCGATTTCTCCGCTCGGGGCTCGGCTGGGGGGGTTCTTGTTTCCCCAAAGACGTCGCCGCCATCATCGCCGCCGCTCGCGAGGAGGGGTACGAACCACCGATGCTTTCCGCCGCCGTCGAGGTTAACGACCGCCAACCCGAACGCTTTCTATCCCTCCTCGACGACCACGTGGACGTTGCCGGCCTGCGCGTCGCCGTCCTCGGTCTCGCGTTCAAGCCCGGGACCGACGACGTGCGCAACTCCCGCGCTATCCCGGTGATCGAGGGGCTCCGCGAGCGTGGCGCTGACGTCGTGGCCTACGACCCGGTTGCCGCCGAGAACATACGCGATCACTTCCCCAACCTGGCGTACGCCGACTCGGCAGCCGCGGCCCTCGAGGGTGCCCACGCTTGCCTCGTCGTCACGGGATGGGACGAGTTCGGCGCCCTTGACGACGAGTTCGATGCGATGGCCGAACAGGTCGTCATCGACGGGCGCCGCGCGGTCGAGCCACGCGACAGGATGGACTACGAAGGGTTGACCTGGTAA
- a CDS encoding NAD-dependent epimerase/dehydratase family protein: MSNPDSVLVTGGAGFVGSHAVEYYAERGADVTALDNLSRVETLETADESRNTAAYNWEYIAENYPDVDRVKADIRDEGRLAEVVEGHDAVVHTAGQVAVTASLEDPRTDFEVNAEGTFNVLEAARNADSDPAVVMASTNKVYGDNVNEIPVREEETRYWYDDPEYDGGIPESLSIDDCEHTPYGVSKLTGDLYVQDYADRGAVDAAAFRMSCIYGPRQFGNEDQGWVAHFAISTLRDEPLTIFGDGKQVRDVLYVKDLIRAYDAFLSDPEGKPAVYNVGGGPENTTSLLEFLDLLEDQTGERTDISFDEWREGDQKVYVSDISRARDELDWVPRVDFETGMERFVDWWESR; the protein is encoded by the coding sequence ATGAGCAATCCAGACAGCGTCCTCGTCACCGGCGGCGCTGGCTTCGTCGGAAGCCACGCCGTAGAGTACTATGCCGAGCGGGGCGCGGACGTCACCGCGCTCGACAACCTGAGTCGCGTCGAGACGCTCGAGACGGCCGACGAGAGCCGGAACACCGCGGCCTACAACTGGGAGTACATCGCCGAGAACTACCCCGACGTCGATCGCGTGAAAGCCGACATTCGGGATGAGGGGCGCCTCGCGGAGGTCGTGGAGGGTCACGACGCCGTCGTCCACACTGCCGGCCAGGTCGCGGTAACTGCCTCGCTCGAGGACCCCCGAACGGACTTCGAGGTCAACGCCGAGGGGACGTTCAACGTCCTCGAAGCGGCCCGCAACGCGGACAGCGACCCTGCGGTCGTCATGGCCTCGACCAACAAGGTGTATGGCGACAACGTCAACGAGATTCCGGTCCGAGAGGAGGAGACGCGGTACTGGTACGACGACCCCGAGTACGACGGCGGCATCCCCGAGTCGCTGTCCATTGACGACTGCGAGCACACGCCCTACGGCGTCTCGAAACTCACGGGCGACCTATACGTGCAGGACTACGCCGACAGGGGCGCCGTCGACGCCGCCGCGTTCCGCATGTCCTGCATCTACGGGCCACGGCAGTTCGGCAACGAGGACCAGGGATGGGTCGCCCACTTCGCTATCTCGACGCTCCGGGACGAACCGCTGACAATCTTCGGCGACGGCAAGCAAGTCCGGGACGTCCTCTACGTGAAGGACCTGATCCGGGCTTACGACGCGTTCCTGTCGGACCCTGAGGGCAAGCCCGCGGTCTACAACGTGGGTGGCGGCCCCGAGAACACGACGAGTCTCCTTGAGTTCCTCGACCTCCTCGAGGACCAGACCGGCGAGCGCACGGACATTTCCTTCGACGAATGGCGCGAGGGCGACCAGAAGGTGTACGTCTCGGACATTTCCCGGGCCCGCGACGAACTCGACTGGGTGCCGCGGGTCGACTTCGAGACGGGGATGGAGCGGTTCGTTGACTGGTGGGAGTCGCGCTGA
- a CDS encoding NAD-dependent epimerase/dehydratase family protein codes for MTSVLVTGGAGFVGSHIVDEYVDAGYDVTVVDNLTDQVHDDEPDYLNDDAEYVWGDVRDRELMADLLADADVLNHQASAVGVGQSMYEIEKYVDVNTLGTARILDVIVNEDVDLKKMVVASSMSIYGEGEYRCPDCDERRYPSLRSDEQMARGKWEHVCEACGTDLEPLPTPESKPRDSTSVYAITKKDQEELTLSIGRAYDIPTVALRYYNIFGSRQALDNPYTGVCAIFSSRIKNGNPPLVFEDGEQTRDFIHVSDVARANRLAVESDADDVAVNVGTGDPTTINEVAETLIDLYGQSDDLAPEIANDYRQGDIRHCYADTDLASGALGFEAEVGFEEGMRELVEWGREQEAEDRFEEAHAELEEKGLVGED; via the coding sequence ATGACCAGCGTTCTCGTCACCGGCGGCGCGGGCTTCGTCGGCAGCCACATCGTTGACGAATACGTCGACGCCGGCTACGATGTGACCGTCGTCGACAACCTCACCGACCAGGTGCACGACGACGAACCAGACTACCTCAACGACGACGCCGAGTACGTCTGGGGCGACGTCCGCGACCGCGAGTTGATGGCGGACCTGCTCGCGGACGCCGACGTCCTCAACCACCAGGCAAGCGCCGTCGGCGTCGGCCAGTCGATGTACGAGATAGAGAAGTACGTGGACGTGAACACCCTCGGCACGGCGCGCATCCTCGACGTCATCGTCAACGAGGACGTCGACCTCAAGAAGATGGTCGTCGCCTCGTCGATGTCCATCTACGGCGAGGGCGAGTACCGCTGTCCCGACTGCGACGAGCGTCGCTACCCGTCGCTCCGTAGCGACGAACAGATGGCCCGCGGCAAGTGGGAGCACGTCTGCGAGGCGTGCGGGACCGACCTCGAACCCCTGCCCACGCCCGAGTCGAAGCCGCGGGACAGCACGTCGGTCTACGCAATCACGAAGAAGGACCAGGAGGAACTCACGCTCTCCATCGGCCGGGCCTACGACATCCCGACTGTCGCGCTCCGCTACTACAACATCTTCGGCAGCCGACAGGCGCTCGACAACCCCTACACGGGCGTCTGCGCCATCTTCTCCTCGCGAATCAAGAACGGCAACCCCCCGCTGGTCTTCGAGGACGGTGAGCAGACCCGCGACTTCATCCACGTGAGTGACGTGGCACGGGCGAACCGCCTCGCGGTGGAGTCCGACGCCGACGACGTCGCGGTGAACGTCGGCACCGGCGACCCGACGACCATCAACGAGGTGGCGGAGACCCTCATCGACCTCTACGGCCAGAGCGACGACCTCGCCCCCGAAATCGCGAACGACTACCGACAGGGCGACATTCGGCACTGCTACGCCGACACCGACCTGGCGAGCGGAGCCCTCGGCTTCGAAGCCGAGGTCGGATTCGAGGAGGGGATGCGGGAACTCGTCGAGTGGGGCCGCGAGCAGGAGGCCGAGGACCGCTTCGAGGAGGCCCACGCCGAACTCGAGGAGAAGGGCCTCGTCGGCGAGGACTGA
- a CDS encoding flippase-like domain-containing protein, with the protein MEISVVVPAHNEAGNVERLVEAVTAVLDAPSFEHEYELLLVDDNSTDETPTICDRLAQEHPGVRVLHRTADGGFGNAIKAGLTKARGDVLIPFMGDLSDDPADIPKLVAAIEDGYDVAYGSRFTEGGSVDGYPRIKLLYNRAFNNCIRLLFGVRSKDVTNAFTAYRREVVETVDVDTLVSESFDLTAELPLRAHIEGFRSTEVPVSWCSRDAGVSKLDATRKGPLYLKRLLHMFVIGNAVALSDLWDAVSTGSPLRMVGASLLGVLILVGLFSLSGYEEVFSILAGTQPAWLLVAAGAYGVSFLFRTWRYRVLLRTSGHLASRGGVFRCIMSGWFVNFILPARVGDAVRGLALKTTEGVPFGVATGMVAIERALDMLVLGFGMVAITLFLLPEAEMGLLAGGAFAIAAVIVFGLFVLYRFEPQLARLLGKRFPAAGEAIAALVAALEQTVKNPFALTLAAALSVPVWAFEVSTIYFSAIAIGVDIGPVVTATAGIAAFVAQAVPATPAGIGTYEATITAVLAGFDLPSSQGTALALVDHFVRVALVYVVGAISLVHIGFRSRAYFRERDAETDADTDVASAVDAGGGEN; encoded by the coding sequence ATGGAGATTTCGGTCGTCGTCCCCGCGCACAACGAGGCGGGGAACGTCGAACGCCTCGTCGAGGCGGTGACAGCCGTCCTCGACGCGCCGTCGTTCGAGCACGAGTACGAACTGCTCCTCGTCGACGACAACAGCACGGACGAGACGCCCACCATCTGTGACCGTCTAGCCCAAGAACATCCCGGCGTCCGCGTCCTCCACCGCACCGCCGACGGTGGGTTCGGAAACGCGATCAAGGCCGGCCTGACGAAGGCCCGCGGCGACGTCCTCATCCCATTCATGGGCGACCTGTCGGACGATCCTGCGGACATTCCGAAACTCGTCGCCGCCATCGAAGACGGGTACGACGTGGCCTACGGCTCCCGCTTCACCGAGGGCGGGTCCGTCGATGGGTATCCCCGGATAAAGCTCCTGTACAACCGGGCGTTCAACAACTGCATCCGCCTGCTGTTCGGCGTCCGCTCGAAGGACGTGACGAACGCGTTCACGGCGTACCGGAGGGAGGTCGTTGAGACCGTCGACGTCGACACGCTCGTCTCGGAGAGCTTCGACCTGACTGCCGAACTGCCGCTCCGGGCCCACATCGAGGGGTTCCGGAGTACGGAGGTGCCCGTCTCCTGGTGCAGCCGCGACGCCGGCGTCAGCAAACTCGACGCGACGCGGAAGGGGCCGCTGTACCTCAAGCGACTGCTCCACATGTTCGTCATCGGCAACGCCGTCGCGCTGTCGGACCTCTGGGACGCAGTCTCGACGGGCAGCCCGCTCCGGATGGTTGGCGCCAGCCTCCTCGGCGTGCTGATTCTCGTGGGGCTGTTCTCGCTGTCGGGCTACGAGGAGGTGTTCAGCATTCTCGCCGGCACCCAACCCGCGTGGCTCCTCGTTGCGGCGGGCGCCTACGGCGTCTCGTTCCTGTTCCGGACGTGGCGGTACCGGGTGTTACTTCGGACCTCGGGCCACCTCGCGAGTCGCGGTGGAGTCTTCAGGTGCATCATGAGCGGCTGGTTCGTGAACTTCATTCTCCCCGCTCGGGTCGGCGACGCGGTGCGGGGGCTTGCACTGAAGACGACGGAGGGCGTCCCGTTCGGCGTCGCGACCGGCATGGTCGCGATCGAGCGCGCCCTGGACATGCTCGTCCTCGGATTCGGGATGGTCGCGATCACGCTGTTCTTGCTCCCGGAGGCGGAGATGGGGCTGCTCGCGGGCGGCGCGTTCGCCATCGCCGCCGTCATCGTCTTCGGGCTGTTCGTGTTATACAGGTTCGAGCCGCAACTGGCCCGGTTGCTGGGAAAGCGGTTCCCCGCTGCCGGCGAGGCCATCGCCGCCCTCGTCGCCGCCCTCGAACAGACGGTCAAGAATCCGTTCGCGCTCACGCTCGCGGCGGCCCTGTCGGTCCCGGTCTGGGCGTTCGAGGTCAGCACCATCTACTTCAGCGCCATCGCGATCGGCGTCGACATCGGGCCGGTGGTCACCGCGACCGCCGGCATCGCGGCCTTCGTGGCACAGGCGGTTCCGGCCACCCCAGCCGGCATCGGGACCTACGAGGCGACGATAACGGCCGTGCTAGCGGGCTTCGACCTGCCGTCGAGTCAGGGAACAGCCCTGGCGCTCGTGGACCACTTCGTCAGGGTGGCCCTCGTCTACGTGGTCGGGGCGATCAGCCTGGTACACATCGGGTTCCGGTCGCGAGCGTACTTCCGGGAACGCGACGCTGAAACAGACGCCGACACCGACGTGGCGTCGGCGGTAGACGCCGGAGGAGGTGAGAACTGA
- a CDS encoding ArnT family glycosyltransferase: MWERWRSLERETRLVVGLAVGFVAFRVLVASLSGFGFHQGWNEGHYALIARGFLDHSLVPRYAGRYVYSVPPLFPYTVAASYLAFGTSVVAARLPSILATGGLIVATYALGRELFDRRTALVGSALLAVLPFVQLYGGRVQTDMLMTALLTASLAAIVRGYDRADGTRWLVAGGGLFAAAVAAKQPSLLLAGVVIAWLVADGRFDRETINRTGVLIGASAVFLLPVAAWLAFNYSLNPTTFVTDWRHELFSRTSPFANVRLLLAIGLSLGATPLVLAGAAVGVWEDVTASIRELQRQGLGAHAGPSPLTWWLLLFGAFVFYRTPQGHQYYALVLMPPLALFAARGLTVTAERFAPAVPRPRQVVHLVLVAVVVLSALSGTVVLFELSGEFSAAEGGGSHVAADAGEFVGDEVPENATVLVESGYSRPVMWYVRGEFPLANVSPYGVPGLDEERIRRAESRSAGPVYVVYPDPAWAAFPAENATVVHRTESYDLTVMAAVGAFVQSDSKFSMYLNDRGLVIYRLNGTA, from the coding sequence ATGTGGGAGCGGTGGCGCTCGCTGGAGCGCGAGACGCGACTCGTCGTCGGCCTCGCCGTGGGGTTCGTCGCGTTCCGGGTGCTCGTCGCGTCCCTGTCGGGGTTCGGCTTCCATCAGGGGTGGAACGAGGGACACTACGCGCTGATCGCGCGCGGCTTCCTCGATCACTCCCTCGTCCCACGCTACGCCGGCCGCTACGTGTACAGCGTCCCGCCGCTGTTCCCCTACACGGTCGCGGCGTCGTATCTCGCGTTTGGAACGTCTGTCGTCGCCGCGCGCCTTCCAAGCATTCTCGCGACCGGCGGACTCATCGTGGCGACCTACGCACTCGGCCGCGAACTGTTCGACCGCCGGACGGCACTCGTCGGGTCCGCACTGCTCGCGGTGCTCCCGTTCGTCCAGCTGTACGGCGGGCGCGTGCAGACGGACATGCTGATGACCGCCCTTCTCACGGCGTCGCTAGCGGCCATCGTCAGAGGGTACGACAGGGCCGACGGGACGCGGTGGCTCGTCGCTGGCGGCGGTCTGTTCGCGGCTGCGGTCGCCGCGAAGCAGCCGAGCCTCCTCCTCGCCGGCGTCGTGATCGCGTGGCTCGTCGCCGATGGACGATTCGACCGCGAGACGATCAACCGAACGGGCGTCCTGATAGGCGCGAGCGCGGTCTTTCTGCTTCCGGTCGCCGCCTGGCTCGCCTTCAACTACTCGCTGAACCCGACCACCTTCGTCACCGACTGGCGTCACGAGCTGTTCTCGCGGACGTCGCCGTTCGCCAACGTCCGCCTCCTGCTCGCCATCGGCCTCAGCCTCGGAGCGACACCGCTCGTGCTGGCCGGTGCCGCGGTCGGCGTCTGGGAGGACGTCACGGCGTCGATACGGGAGCTCCAGCGACAGGGACTCGGGGCCCACGCGGGTCCCTCACCACTCACCTGGTGGCTCCTCCTGTTCGGCGCGTTTGTGTTCTACCGGACGCCGCAGGGCCACCAGTACTACGCGCTGGTCCTGATGCCGCCGCTGGCGCTCTTCGCGGCGCGCGGGCTAACGGTGACCGCCGAGCGGTTCGCCCCGGCCGTCCCGCGGCCGCGTCAGGTGGTCCACCTCGTCCTCGTTGCCGTCGTCGTGCTGTCGGCGCTCTCGGGGACAGTCGTACTCTTCGAACTGTCGGGGGAGTTCTCGGCCGCTGAGGGCGGCGGATCCCACGTCGCGGCCGACGCTGGCGAGTTCGTGGGTGACGAGGTACCCGAGAACGCGACGGTTCTCGTGGAGAGCGGATACAGCCGTCCAGTCATGTGGTACGTCCGGGGCGAGTTCCCGCTGGCGAACGTGTCGCCATACGGCGTTCCTGGACTGGACGAGGAGCGGATACGACGAGCGGAAAGTCGCTCCGCCGGGCCGGTGTACGTCGTCTATCCGGACCCCGCGTGGGCGGCGTTCCCGGCCGAGAACGCGACGGTCGTCCACCGGACGGAGTCGTATGACCTGACGGTGATGGCCGCCGTGGGCGCTTTCGTCCAGTCGGACTCGAAGTTCTCGATGTACCTCAACGACCGGGGCCTCGTGATCTATCGGCTGAACGGTACGGCCTAG